Below is a genomic region from Rosa chinensis cultivar Old Blush chromosome 5, RchiOBHm-V2, whole genome shotgun sequence.
AAACTAAATATAATAATTGAATTTAAACTGTAAATGATAAATGGTTTAAATTTCTTAATCGATATAAACCTTTAACTTTAAACGGTTTCAAACTGTTAATTGTAAACCGCAAAGTTCTAATGGTTTATAATAATTTAATAATAGAATATAGTATAATATATTGAATAATTTCAATATATTATTATGTTGATCCTCTTGGATCATGGCTTCCCATTTTGAAGAAGGTGAAGCTCCTGAAAAAGCTAAAACTGCAAATGAGGGAATTCTTGAATTCCTTTTTCCTTGCGAAACCACTTTGACTTGCTTGGAAATTGACATTTCCTTCTAATGCGGTAGGATTCTATCTGACCATGGCGAGTCGTAGTGATTTTCTTTTCGAGAATGCAGTCTGCCGTCATAGGGTCTTCCCTCTCAAACCACAAATCGTCTAGCGGAGGAAGTCGAGAATCCTtaacatcttcgtcatcatccaaTAATGATGGTTCGAAGGGTTTCAAATACTCAGCATTTATTACTGAATACATCTGCATGTAAGGTGGTAGCTCAAGTTGAAATGCATTATCTCCAATCTTTTTGAAGATCTTGAATGGCCCATATCGAATTGGCTTTAACTTCTTTCCGACACCATGTAATCTTTCCTTGCTGAGCATTAACCAAACCATATCACCTGCCTTAAAGTCATGTTGGAGCCTATGTTTGTCATGTCGCGCTTTGTATAGCTGTTGTGACTTCTGTAATTGCTCCTCAACTTCTTTATGAATCTTCGAAATGCGCTCCAAGAGTCGCTGTGCTTTTAAcctatcttcctcttcttctccattttgcTTGTCACCAAATGAGAAGGCAATATCAAATGGATTTGAAGGTAGGTAGCCCAAACAAACTTCGAAATGTGATTTCAAAGTAGAACTAAATTGAAGGCAAATTGTAAATATGGTAAGCTTGCATCCCAAGTACGAGGATGTTTAGCGTTATATCCTCTCAACAGGTTAAGCAGGTTATAGGCACAAcaagtttcccaccatttgACACCACTTAAATTTCCTCAACATATAGTGGCTACACGACATTTAGTTtaaaaccgtggtatgaatCCATAGATTTGCAAATAAACCATTGTACCTTGGCTGCACTCGATTCACCAAGTTGAGTGTCCTAGTGAAGTTGTATAATTTAAAAGCTAAACATGGAATGAGTGATGCTGCTTATTCTGATTGGCTGATTGCTTTCGGGGAGCATCTTCCCGAAAGTAATGAAAACCCTACTTCTGTTTACGAGGCAAAGAAGACTTTGGGAGCACTAAGAATGGATTATAGAAAGATACATGTTTGTCATAATGATTGAATTTTGTATAGAAAACAGTACATAGATGAAGTCAATTGTCCTACATGTGGCGTGTCTAGgtggaaagaaggaaaaaattcaaaattgagggAAGGTGTACCCGCTAAGGTACTCTGGTATTTTTCACCCATTCTTAGATTTCAAAGAATGTTTCAGTCTACTAAAATAGCTGGCATTTTGACTTGGCATGCTAGTGATAAACCAAAAGATGGGTTAATGCGTCATCCAGCCGATGCGTTGACTTGGAAATCAGTTGATGAGTAGTGGCCTGATTTTGGTTTAGAGGCAAGAAACCTAAGGTTTGCACTATCATCAGATGGCTTTAATCTTCATAATTCTTTAAGTAGTAAATACAGTTGTTGGCCCGTCATTCTTGTCAACTACAATCTTCCTCCTTGGCTTTgtatgaaaagaaaatacatgATGCTAACGTTGTTGATTTCCGGGCCTAAACAACCTGGAAATGACATCAATGTCTATTTGAAACCATTAATTGATGATTTGAAGGTTTTTTGGAATGGAATAAAAGGAGTCTATGATGCAAGCCGAAATGAGTATTTTACTCTCAATACTGCATTATTTTGGACAATTAATGACTTTTCAGCCTACAGTAACATATTCGGGAGCATTGTTCAAGGGTATAATGCATGCCCAATATGTGTTGAAAAGACATTACCAAAGAGGCTAGTCCATGGACAAAAGATGGCTTATATGCGACATAGAAGGtggaaaggaagaaatcatcctTATCGAAACCAGCTCGATAACCAGTAAGAACTTTACAATCACTTCTCCTATTCCATTAAGTGGAGAAGAAGTGTTGGTTTGGCCGTTTGGGAAGAAACATTCTCCTTCTCCATATAAGGGTGATGAGGATGAAAACAGACcttgttggaagaagaaatcgattttttttttttaacttgaaTACTAGAAATTCCTTCCAGTTCACCACTGCCTAGATGTGatgcatattgaaaaaaaaaatgtctgtGATAGTCTGTTAAAGACACTGTTAAATATTCCTGGAAAAACTAAAGATGGGATCAAGGCCCATTTGGATTTGGTTGAGATGGGTATTAGAACAGAACTTGAACCTAATCTCGATGGTCCAAAAAAACCTAAGGCTTAATGAGATGAAGTCTCATGATTGTCATGTGTTAATGCAACAACTCCTTCCTGTTGCATTAAGGGCTGTATTAGACAAGCCGGTTAGAGTTGTTCATTTGAGGTTTCTAGGCTGCCCAAAATACAAAGTGACATTGTGGAGACCTTATGCTTGCTTGAGATGTATTTTCCTCCTCCATTCTTCGACATAATGGTACATTTGATGTTTCACTTAGTTAGAGAAGTGGAACTACGTTGACCAGTTTTCTATTGATGGATGTATCCATTTGAAAGATATATGAAGGTTTGCAAAGGATATGTCGGCAATAAAAATCATCCTGAAGGTTGCATAGCAGAGAATTACATTGCGGAAGAAGCTGTTGAGTTTTTAGCTAAACGCCTAT
It encodes:
- the LOC112203956 gene encoding uncharacterized protein LOC112203956, with product MVWLMLSKERLHGVGKKLKPIRYGPFKIFKKIGDNAFQLELPPYMQMYSVINAEYLKPFEPSLLDDDEDVKDSRLPPLDDLWFEREDPMTADCILEKKITTTRHGQIESYRIRRKCQFPSKSKWFRKEKGIQEFPHLQF